From a single Streptomyces sp. 1331.2 genomic region:
- a CDS encoding cellulose-binding protein, translating into MSDSHSPHGFDLVRRGYERAQVDERITKLVADRDSALTRISALEKRIEELHLETQTAQAAVVEQEPSYAGLGARVEKILRLAEEEAKDLRDEAHRAAEQHRELAEAAAQQVRTEAENYAKDRKAKAEDEGLRIVDKAKSDAAQLRAEANKDAQNKREEADALFEETRTKAAQAALEFETNLAKRREQSERDLAARQAKAEKRLAEIEHRAEQLRLEAEKLRTDAERRARQTVETAQRQSEDIVADANAKADRIRSESERELAALTNRRDSINAQLTNVREMLATLTGAAVAAASLPNDDTMGVPAQQSR; encoded by the coding sequence ATGAGCGACAGTCACTCCCCTCACGGCTTCGACCTGGTGCGCCGTGGGTACGAGCGTGCCCAGGTCGACGAGCGGATCACCAAGCTGGTGGCCGACCGTGACAGTGCCCTGACCCGGATCAGCGCGCTGGAGAAGCGCATCGAGGAGCTCCACCTGGAGACCCAGACCGCCCAGGCGGCCGTGGTCGAGCAGGAGCCCTCGTACGCCGGCCTCGGTGCCCGGGTCGAGAAGATCCTGCGACTGGCCGAGGAGGAGGCCAAGGACCTGCGCGACGAGGCGCACCGCGCCGCCGAGCAGCACCGCGAGCTCGCCGAGGCCGCCGCCCAGCAGGTCCGCACCGAGGCCGAGAACTACGCCAAGGACCGCAAGGCCAAGGCGGAGGACGAGGGCCTGCGGATCGTCGACAAGGCCAAGAGCGACGCCGCCCAGCTGCGCGCCGAGGCCAACAAGGACGCCCAGAACAAGCGCGAGGAGGCGGACGCCCTCTTCGAGGAGACCCGCACCAAGGCCGCCCAGGCCGCGCTGGAGTTCGAGACCAACCTGGCCAAGCGCCGCGAGCAGTCCGAGCGGGACCTGGCCGCCCGTCAGGCCAAGGCCGAGAAGCGCCTGGCCGAGATCGAGCACCGGGCCGAGCAGCTGCGCCTGGAGGCCGAGAAGCTGCGCACCGACGCCGAGCGCCGTGCCCGCCAGACCGTCGAGACGGCCCAGCGCCAGTCCGAGGACATCGTGGCGGACGCCAACGCCAAGGCGGACCGCATCCGCAGCGAATCCGAGCGCGAGCTGGCGGCGCTCACCAACCGCCGCGACAGCATCAACGCCCAGCTGACCAACGTCCGCGAGATGCTGGCGACGCTGACCGGCGCGGCCGTGGCCGCCGCCTCGCTGCCGAACGACGACACCATGGGCGTGCCCGCCCAGCAGTCGCGCTGA
- a CDS encoding acetyl-CoA C-acetyltransferase: MTNTTSVIVAGARTPMGRLLGSLKGFSGAELGGVAIKAALERAGITGEQVQYVIMGQVLQAGAGQIPARQAAVKAGIPMNVPALTVNKVCLSGLDAIALADQLIRAGEFDIVVAGGQESMTNAPHLLPKSREGFKYGAVGMLDAMAYDGLTDAYENIPMGESTDKHNIRLGIPREAQDEIAAISHQRAAKAQADGVFEAEIVPVAIPQRKGEPVLFSQDEGIRADTTVEGLAKLRPAFTKDGTITAGTSSQISDGAAAVVVMSKAKAEELGLTWIAEIGAHGNVAGPDNSLQSQPSNAIKHALGKEGLEVADLDLIEINEAFAAVAYQSVKDLGVSSDIVNVNGGAIALGHPIGMSGARLVLSLALELQRRGGGVGAAALCGGGGQGDALIVRVPKA, from the coding sequence ATGACCAACACCACCTCTGTGATCGTCGCCGGTGCGCGGACCCCGATGGGTCGCCTGCTCGGTTCCCTCAAGGGCTTCTCCGGTGCGGAGCTCGGCGGCGTCGCCATCAAGGCCGCCCTGGAGCGGGCCGGAATCACCGGGGAGCAGGTCCAGTACGTGATCATGGGCCAGGTGCTGCAGGCCGGCGCCGGCCAGATCCCGGCCCGCCAGGCGGCCGTCAAGGCCGGCATCCCGATGAACGTGCCGGCGCTGACCGTCAACAAGGTCTGCCTCTCCGGCCTCGACGCCATCGCGCTCGCCGACCAGCTGATCCGCGCCGGCGAGTTCGACATCGTGGTGGCCGGCGGCCAGGAGTCGATGACCAACGCCCCGCACCTGCTGCCCAAGTCCCGCGAGGGCTTCAAGTACGGCGCGGTCGGGATGCTGGACGCGATGGCGTACGACGGCCTCACCGACGCCTACGAGAACATCCCCATGGGCGAGTCCACGGACAAGCACAACATCCGCCTGGGCATCCCGCGCGAGGCGCAGGACGAGATCGCCGCCATCTCCCACCAGCGGGCCGCCAAGGCGCAGGCCGACGGCGTCTTCGAGGCCGAGATCGTCCCGGTCGCCATCCCGCAGCGCAAGGGCGAGCCGGTCCTGTTCAGCCAGGACGAGGGCATCCGCGCGGACACCACCGTCGAGGGCCTGGCCAAGCTGCGCCCGGCCTTCACCAAGGACGGCACGATCACCGCCGGCACCTCCTCGCAGATCTCCGACGGCGCCGCCGCCGTGGTCGTGATGAGCAAGGCCAAGGCCGAGGAGCTGGGCCTGACCTGGATCGCCGAGATCGGCGCGCACGGCAACGTGGCCGGCCCGGACAACTCGCTGCAGTCGCAGCCGTCCAACGCGATCAAGCACGCGCTGGGCAAGGAGGGCCTGGAGGTCGCCGACCTCGACCTGATCGAGATCAACGAGGCCTTCGCCGCGGTCGCCTACCAGTCGGTCAAGGACCTGGGCGTCTCCTCGGACATCGTCAACGTCAACGGCGGCGCGATCGCGCTCGGCCACCCGATCGGCATGTCCGGCGCCCGCCTGGTGCTGAGCCTGGCGCTGGAGCTGCAGCGCCGCGGCGGCGGCGTCGGCGCGGCCGCGCTGTGCGGCGGCGGCGGTCAGGGCGACGCGCTCATCGTGCGCGTCCCGAAGGCCTGA
- the mce gene encoding methylmalonyl-CoA epimerase, which translates to MLTRIDHIGIACRDLDKTVEFYRATYGFEVFHSEVNEEQGIREAMLRINGTDDGGASYLQLLEPTRPDSTVAKWLEKNGEGVHHIAFGTADVDGDAEAIRGKGIRVLYDEPRIGSMGSRITFLHPKDCGGVLTELVTSAQNAHDAGHGTDDSAQSTGEEH; encoded by the coding sequence GTGCTGACCCGTATCGACCACATCGGCATCGCCTGTCGAGACCTCGACAAGACGGTCGAGTTCTACCGCGCCACCTACGGCTTCGAGGTCTTCCACTCCGAGGTCAACGAGGAGCAGGGCATCCGCGAGGCCATGCTCAGGATCAACGGGACGGACGACGGCGGCGCCTCGTACCTCCAGCTGCTGGAGCCGACCCGGCCGGACTCCACCGTCGCCAAGTGGCTGGAGAAGAACGGCGAGGGCGTGCACCACATCGCCTTCGGCACCGCGGACGTGGACGGCGACGCCGAGGCCATCCGCGGCAAGGGCATCCGGGTCCTCTACGACGAGCCGCGGATCGGCTCGATGGGTTCGCGGATCACCTTCCTGCACCCGAAGGACTGCGGCGGCGTGCTGACCGAGCTGGTCACCTCCGCGCAGAACGCCCACGACGCCGGGCACGGCACCGACGACTCCGCGCAGAGCACCGGCGAGGAGCACTGA
- the meaB gene encoding methylmalonyl Co-A mutase-associated GTPase MeaB — MIDVATLVEQAREGRPRAVARLITLVENAAPQLREAMAALAPYTGQAYTVGLTGSPGVGKSTSTSALVSAYRRLGKRVGVLAVDPSSPFSGGALLGDRVRMQDHATDPEVFIRSMATRGHLGGLSWAAPQALRVLDAAGCEVILVETVGVGQSEVEVAAQADTTVVLLAPGMGDGIQAAKAGILEIGDVFVVNKADRDGADATARELNHMLGLGEAREAGDWRPPIVKTVAARGEGVDEVVEALEKHRAWLEEHGELAARRRRRAAEEIEAIALAELRARIGDLRGDRHLAALAERVAAGELDPYGAADELVAGLTAG, encoded by the coding sequence ATGATCGATGTCGCCACGCTGGTCGAGCAGGCCAGGGAGGGCCGGCCGCGGGCCGTCGCCCGGCTGATCACGCTGGTCGAGAACGCCGCTCCGCAGCTGCGGGAGGCGATGGCCGCGCTCGCGCCGTACACCGGCCAGGCCTACACGGTCGGTCTGACCGGCTCGCCCGGGGTCGGCAAGTCCACCTCCACCTCGGCGCTGGTCTCCGCCTACCGGCGGCTCGGCAAGCGGGTCGGCGTCCTGGCCGTCGACCCGTCCTCGCCGTTCTCCGGCGGCGCCCTGCTGGGCGACCGGGTCCGGATGCAGGACCACGCGACCGACCCCGAGGTGTTCATCCGCTCGATGGCCACCCGCGGCCACCTCGGCGGGCTCTCCTGGGCCGCGCCGCAGGCCCTGCGGGTGCTGGACGCGGCCGGCTGCGAGGTGATCCTGGTCGAGACCGTCGGCGTCGGGCAGTCCGAGGTCGAGGTCGCCGCCCAGGCGGACACCACCGTGGTGCTGCTGGCCCCCGGGATGGGCGACGGGATCCAGGCCGCCAAGGCCGGGATCCTGGAGATCGGCGACGTCTTCGTGGTCAACAAGGCCGACCGGGACGGCGCCGACGCCACCGCGCGGGAGCTCAACCACATGCTGGGCCTGGGCGAGGCCCGCGAGGCGGGGGACTGGCGCCCGCCGATCGTGAAGACCGTCGCGGCCCGCGGCGAGGGCGTGGACGAGGTGGTCGAGGCGCTGGAGAAGCACCGCGCCTGGCTGGAGGAGCACGGCGAACTCGCGGCGCGGCGCCGCCGCCGGGCCGCCGAGGAGATCGAGGCGATCGCCCTGGCCGAGCTGCGCGCCCGGATCGGCGACCTGCGCGGCGACCGGCACCTGGCCGCCCTCGCCGAGCGCGTGGCCGCCGGCGAGCTCGACCCGTACGGCGCGGCCGACGAACTGGTCGCCGGTCTCACCGCCGGCTGA
- a CDS encoding alpha/beta fold hydrolase has product MTELPSAVSVRESGTGTPLVLLHAYPLNASMWSSQLDTLPGPTGAGARVLAPDQRGFGGTELGSDEPSLDHVADDLALLLDAAGIERAVVVGLSMGGYAALALARRHPGRLSGLLLANTRATADPDTVRANRERIAAAVTARDSVQLLLDERVAAGQLGPDSQHLVERVQTMVAAASPAAVAWAQRAMAARPDSLDVLAGLRVPVAVVTGAEDSLVAPEEAERMLRARPDAELTVIPGVGHLSALEAPEAFDTAVRALLDRVAAG; this is encoded by the coding sequence ATGACCGAGCTCCCCTCCGCAGTGTCCGTCCGCGAGAGCGGTACCGGAACACCCCTAGTGCTGCTGCACGCCTACCCGTTGAACGCCTCCATGTGGTCGTCCCAGCTGGACACGCTGCCCGGTCCGACCGGGGCCGGGGCCCGGGTGCTCGCCCCCGACCAGCGAGGGTTCGGCGGCACCGAGCTGGGCTCCGACGAGCCCTCGCTGGATCACGTCGCGGACGACCTCGCACTGCTGCTGGACGCCGCCGGGATCGAGCGCGCCGTGGTCGTCGGGCTCTCCATGGGCGGCTACGCGGCGCTGGCCCTCGCCCGCCGCCACCCCGGGCGGCTGTCCGGCCTGCTGCTGGCCAACACCCGCGCCACCGCCGACCCGGACACCGTCCGGGCCAACCGGGAGCGGATCGCGGCCGCCGTCACCGCGCGGGACAGTGTGCAGCTGCTGCTGGACGAGCGGGTCGCGGCCGGGCAGCTCGGGCCCGACTCGCAGCACCTCGTGGAGCGGGTGCAGACGATGGTCGCCGCCGCCTCGCCGGCCGCCGTCGCCTGGGCCCAGCGGGCCATGGCGGCCCGCCCGGACTCGCTGGACGTGCTGGCCGGGCTCCGGGTGCCGGTCGCGGTGGTGACGGGCGCCGAGGACTCCCTGGTGGCGCCGGAGGAGGCCGAACGGATGCTGCGGGCCCGTCCGGACGCCGAACTGACCGTCATCCCCGGAGTGGGCCATCTGAGCGCCCTGGAGGCGCCCGAGGCCTTCGACACGGCCGTCCGCGCCCTGCTGGACCGGGTGGCGGCCGGATGA